One Helicobacteraceae bacterium genomic window, CTCCGTATCGTATTTGCTTGACTTTATTATCGATTACAAAGAGGCGCTAATTAACCGCGAGCGGCGCGTAAAAGAGCTGTTTAAGAGCTTTGACGACGAAGACGACGAGTTGGACGAAGAGAGCGACAACGACGCGGAGGAGCAGCTTCACGCCGAAGAGTCCGCCGAAAAACCCGCCAACAAAAAAGACAACAAGCGCGTAGAAAAAGTGCTTGAGAGTTTCAACGCGCTGGAAAAAGCGAAAAAAGAGTGGGAAAAAACCAGCCGTAAAGAGGCGTTGTCACAAGAGGACGAAACCGCTAGAACGCTAGCTTTTCTTATGAACGCGTTTAAGAAAAACGCGGTTAAAGAGAAGCTGCTAGAGCTTGGTCCGACAAGCAAACTTATCAACGAGCTTGTCCGCGCTATGGAAACGAGCCTTAAAAGCGAGGCGCATTTTGAGCGCGAACTAAAAAGGCTGGAGTATCGTCTGCCGTTATTTAACGATAACCATCGTATTTTGCACCAGCAGCTTTTAAAAAAAATAACGAGTATGAGCAAAGAGGAGATCGCTTCGGTAGCGCCAGAAGCTACTATGGTAAATATCTATATGGATATTAAAAAGCTCATATGGACAAAAGAGGCGGGCAAAGCGCAGTTTAATTTAGACGAAGAGGGGCTAAAATCTATACTAGAGCAGATTAAGCGCGGCAAACGAATTAGCGACGCCGCCAAAGCGAGAATGTCTAAATCAAACCTGCGCCTTGTCGTGTCCATAGCCAAACGATACACCAATCGCGGACTGCCCTTTTTGGATCTCATTCAAGAGGGCAATATCGGATTGATGAAGGCGGTCGATAAGTTTGAGTATAAACGCGGCTTTAAGTTCTCCACATACGCCACATGGTGGATTAGACAGGCGATCAGCCGCGCGATCGCGGATCAGGCGCGCACGATTCGTATCCCAATCCATATGATCGAAACGATCAACCGCATCAATAAAGTTATTCGCCAATTCCTTCAAGATCACGGCAAAGAACCCGACGAGGATACGATCG contains:
- the rpoD gene encoding RNA polymerase sigma factor RpoD, which gives rise to MSEKKAKNDPLKTLFESVKGAIATYEQIAKLCSKQPNAALAKKVLEYAKKYKVSLLTNAEVVGHKNRQDAKLHQEKLKKLQEKGGEDDSDIIKERELLEWSRSDSPVRMYLREMGQISLLTKEEEIEISKQIKNGEDMIIDAVCSVSYLLDFIIDYKEALINRERRVKELFKSFDDEDDELDEESDNDAEEQLHAEESAEKPANKKDNKRVEKVLESFNALEKAKKEWEKTSRKEALSQEDETARTLAFLMNAFKKNAVKEKLLELGPTSKLINELVRAMETSLKSEAHFERELKRLEYRLPLFNDNHRILHQQLLKKITSMSKEEIASVAPEATMVNIYMDIKKLIWTKEAGKAQFNLDEEGLKSILEQIKRGKRISDAAKARMSKSNLRLVVSIAKRYTNRGLPFLDLIQEGNIGLMKAVDKFEYKRGFKFSTYATWWIRQAISRAIADQARTIRIPIHMIETINRINKVIRQFLQDHGKEPDEDTIAKMVGLPPEKIKGVIKITKEPISLEAPIGADDDGKYIDIVEDWTSENPVVSALNDDLKTQVSMLLDQLNDRERIVISMRFGLMEDESDRTLEEIAKVLNVTRERVRQIEASAIKKLKHPKVGRPFKNYIDGTA